In Nematostella vectensis chromosome 2, jaNemVect1.1, whole genome shotgun sequence, one genomic interval encodes:
- the LOC5515726 gene encoding bis(5'-adenosyl)-triphosphatase enpp4, producing the protein MSLILYLILCSLSSLYASKPQPVVLLVSLDGFRYDYMEKHKDSVPNLRHLASQGTQVEYVKNVYPTVTFPNHYSIVTGLYPESHGIVDNNMYDPVFDEHFNMSTTDPKWWEDAEPIWITNQKQGYPSGMCYWPGYDVKIKGYLAHYRPLNASFNKPFVTDENVLPWPDRVDMVVGWLNQTKDIPSFVTLYFEEPDEVGHRYGADAIETAKKLQEVDKTIGYLMEQLKKLTIYPQVNIIITSDHGMMNYYANTVINIDDYVNPDKYVMWSSAGTEFQFTNSSLSTLDELYKDFKKMEKGTKGKIKIYKKSEIPDRLHFRNNRRIADLAGFVQGGYYINASGYTNFTMRDNETRGTHGYDPINAEMHPFLIAFGPAFKQHYKSGPIDMLDIYSLMCHIIGIHPRPNNGSLSQIDHLLKGSLLAYLHSVSRTVSIVIGFVILVLLCTLTCVFLIRKKLKGKSPSVLFRNQRSEWDYPLMGTEGDEDEIVIF; encoded by the coding sequence ATGTCGCTAATTTTATATCTGATTTTATGCAGTTTATCCTCTTTGTATGCCAGTAAGCCGCAGCCTGTTGTGCTTCTCGTCTCTCTTGATGGCTTCCGCTACGACTACATGGAAAAGCACAAGGATAGTGTTCCGAACCTTCGCCATCTTGCTTCTCAGGGAACTCAAGTTGAGTATGTTAAAAACGTCTATCCCACTGTCACATTCCCAAATCACTATTCTATTGTAACTGGGCTATACCCAGAAAGCCATGGAATAGTAGATAATAATATGTATGATCCCGTCTTCGACGAGCATTTTAATATGAGTACGACCGATCCAAAATGGTGGGAAGACGCGGAGCCCATTTGGATAACAAACCAGAAGCAAGGATATCCAAGCGGCATGTGTTACTGGCCAGGATATGATGTCAAGATAAAAGGGTACCTAGCACATTATCGCCCCTTAAATGCAAGCTTTAATAAGCCGTTTGTCACCGACGAAAACGTTCTCCCTTGGCCTGATAGGGTTGACATGGTAGTTGGATGGCTGAACCAAACAAAAGACATTCCTTCTTTTGTCACATTGTATTTTGAAGAACCCGACGAAGTCGGTCATCGTTATGGTGCAGATGCTATCGAGACAGCTAAAaagcttcaagaagtggacaaGACAATAGGCTATCTTATGGAACAATTAAAGAAGCTGACTATTTACCCCCAAGTCAATATTATTATCACCTCAGACCATGGCATGATGAACTACTATGCCAATACTGTCATTAATATTGATGATTATGTAAATCCTGACAAGTACGTGATGTGGTCGTCTGCAGGGACTGAGTTTCAGTTCACAAACTCTAGCTTGTCCACGCTGGATGAGCTTTATaaagactttaaaaaaatggaaaaaggcactaaaggaaaaataaagatttacaaaaaatcagaaataccAGATCGTCTTCACTTCAGAAATAATAGAAGAATAGCTGATCTGGCTGGGTTTGTTCAAGGAGGCTATTACATCAATGCATCTGGTTATACAAACTTCACAATGAGGGATAATGAAACAAGAGGAACTCATGGATATGATCCAATCAACGCAGAAATGCACCCCTTTCTGATAGCATTTGGACCAGCTTTTAAGCAGCACTATAAATCAGGGCCTATTGATATGCTCGACATCTACAGTTTGATGTGCCACATCATTGGGATTCACCCAAGACCAAATAATGGCTCACTGAGTCAAATTGATCATCTTTTAAAGGGGTCCCTTCTGGCCTATTTGCACTCTGTGTCTAGGACTGTTAGCATTGTCATTGGGTTTGTCATTCTAGTACTGTTATGCACCTTGACATGTGTGTTTCTAATAAGGAAAAAGCTCAAAGGGAAGAGCCCATCTGTCTTGTTCAGGAATCAGAGGTCAGAGTGGGACTACCCTTTAATGGGGACTGAAGGAGACGAGGATGAAATTGTCATCTTTTAA
- the LOC5515788 gene encoding trichohyalin, translated as MEPKQEEHDLPVPGELSLFSGMTLMGTFSDTPDNAGVGKNAQESEGVSGSLSTEFQEVFAGLTVLQTKTGSSTEDSTFPPRTLEKTPTSTNDAKPHLAQDSETLSTAVHSCTTRKKKRSQAKRPGYAREADSQNVPSITTSNQKESLTEPSTRENTEEDNSSSRLYSIGTPSSSEDELVKPDEQDIPYQGPEDVEADNKQFDKSIISKTNEEGTLDIGACPELTANLENNVIKKGEIIGDASKEGTFVENKDATSDVSCNDDSDDLHHVDETNNEDNIHGYDNRHNTSFVYYDEPSDEDVTESLRVEDHEKYSKKSLASYEIDLSPDELFAIHEEGVQHKISSIREKMTAIEDMESQLVTLYSNSECVLDKYRKELQDLHNKEIDALANDNYDLAEEISSKIEGLESLIESTKYQLPFTDDKVQDALSLRREVTSHAISVHQDVLESMHTLHDEQAKILSVRRHDSSTKLLQEKQRLNSERNRIQRALGHVELDKGHLSTEQQQIRDDIRQRTEGFTARRDELVQQRDDVKEQIAELERQLDVLRSQKMRFTQEIKEEEERIETIVAEFSPQLTLLQDQQCHLEIQQIQLETDKESLAREEESFDVSSKEWQRENQRFEDLLSDVKGSITKTKQTIKALKGRQKEVELFMKCKHLTFPVDSELESLRKSSKKLALQIKSLKTRLHLSEKTATSLRKRVNEIEELVSARDEAKEIAKKERNFKEAKRLKEERDQLAGEGGDCQMKLENFLEQQVNDKSELKSCEREQHELLVDVHDMQKENDLKLLTAATRVKNNLENILPSLCGNPLLSALVKAEMKTCQAIQAELCSKHDVEADCSSLCDEREEENPMGSEQNCQKNDTIETIDKKLTTRLGGLTWDELHGQLDELEGKLEAVVDMEDFDEADRIQQEIDRLNELIKTIEST; from the exons ATGGAACCAAAACAAGAGGAACATGATTTGCCAGTACCAGGGGAGCTGTCTTTGTTCAGTGGTATGACTTTGATGGGGACTTTTAGTGATACGCCAGACAATGCTGGTGTAGGCAAGAATGCACAGGAATCAGAGGGAGTGTCTGGATCATTATCTACTGAATTTCAGGAAGTGTTTGCAGGTCTAACAGTGCTTCAAACCAAGACAGGATCATCAACTGAAG ACAGCACATTTCCACCAAGAACTCTTGAAAAAACTCCCACAAGTACCAATGATGCAAAGCCTCACCTTGCTCAGGATTCAGAAACTTTATCAACTGCTGTACATAGTTGTACCACACGCAAGAAGAAGCGAAGCCAAGCAAAGCGACCAGGTTATGCTAGAGAAGCTGATTCACAAAA TGTGCCTTCCATAACAACAAGTAATCAGAAAGAATCATTGACTGAGCCATCAACTAGAG AAAATACTGAAGAGGATAATAGCAGTAGTAGACTCTATTCTATTGGAACACCATCTTCATCAGAAGATGAACTTGTGAAGCCTGATGAGCAAGATATACCCT ATCAAGGTCCTGAAGATGTTGAAGCTGATAATAAGCAATTTGACAAATCTATTATCTCAAAAACCAATGAAGAAGGTACATTGGACATTGGTGCTTGCCCTGAGCTAACTGCAAATCTTGAGAATAATGTCATTAAAAAGGGTGAAATAATTGGTGATGCATCAAAAGAAGGAACTTTTGTAGAAAATAAAGATGCCACATCTGATGTCAGTTgcaatgatgatagtgacgATCTTCATCATGTTGATGAAACAAATAATGAGGACAACATTCATGGTTATGATAACAGGCACAATACTAGTTTTGTTTATTATGATGAACCCTCGGATGAAGATGTCACAGAATCACTAAGAGTGGAAGACCATGAGAAGTACTCTAAAAAGTCTCTAGCCTCTTATGAAATAGATCTTAGTCCTGATGAACTGTTTGCCATCCATGAAGAAGGTGTGCAACATAAAATCTCTTCTATAAG GGAGAAGATGACTGCGATAGAAGACATGGAGAGCCAGCTAGTCACCCTTTACTCCAACTCAGAGTGTGTGCTAGACAAGTACCGAAAGGAGCTGCAGGATCTTCACAACAAAGAGATAGATGCACTAGCTAATGACAACTATGACCTGGCTGAAGAGATTAGTTCCAAGATTGAAGGGCTGGAAAGCCTCATAGAGTCCACCAAATACCAGCTACCATTTACTGATGACAAG GTCCAAGATGCACTTTCGCTGCGCCGCGAAGTGACCTCACATGCCATCTCTGTCCACCAAGATGTGCTAGAGAGCATGCACACGCTACACGATGAGCAAGCAAAGATCTTATCAGTAAGGAGGCACGACAGCAGCACCAAGCTACTACAAGAAAAACAGCGATTAAATTCAGAGAGAAATAGAATCCAGCGCGCTTTAGGCCACGTGGAACTAGATAAGGGTCACCTCTCCACAGAACAGCAACAGATTCGCGATGATATTCGGCAAAGGACGGAAGGCTTTACAGCCAGACGTGACGAGCTGGTGCAGCAGAGGGATGACGTTAAG GAACAAATCGCAGAGCTAGAGCGTCAACTAGACGTTTTGCGGTCTCAAAAGATGCGATTCACGCAGGAGATTAAAGAGGAGGAAGAAAGGATCGAGACGATTGTCGCGGAGTTTTCCCCTCAGCTAACCCTTCTTCAGGACCAGCAGTGCCATTTAGAGATACAGCAAATACAGCTAGAGACCGACAAAGAATCACTGGCGAGGGAAGAAGAAAGCTTTGATGTATCCAGTAAAGAATGGCAAAGGGAAAATCAACG ATTCGAAGACCTGTTAAGTGACGTCAAAGGCAGCATAACGAAAACAAAGCAGACCATCAAAGCCTTGAAGGGAAGGCAGAAGGAGGTGGAACTCTTTATGAAATGCAAACACCTTACTTTCCCCGTCGACTCCGAGCTTGAGAG TTTGAGAAAGTCGTCGAAAAAGCTGGCGCTTCAAATCAAATCTCTCAAGACTCGCCTTCACTTGTCCGAGAAGACAGCCACTTCTCTTCGAAAGCGAGTCAATGAAATCGAAGAGTTGGTCTCAGCGAGAGATGAGGCCAAAGAAATCGCCAAAAaag AAAGAAATTTCAAGGAAGCAAAACGTCTTAAAGAAGAGCGGGACCAGTTAGCAGGCGAAGGCGGCGATTGTCAAATGAAACTAGAGAACTTCCTTGAACAACAAGTGAACGACAAGAGCGAGCTGAAGTCGTGTGAGAGAGAACAGCATGAACTCCTAGTCGATGTACACGATATGCAGAAAGAAAATG ATTTGAAGCTTCTGACTGCGGCTACTAGAGTAAAAAACAACTTAGAAAATATTTTACCGAG tctgtGTGGGAACCCTTTGCTTAGTGCTCTGGTCAAAGCGGAGATGAAAACATGTCAG GCCATCCAAGCCGAGCTCTGCAGTAAACACGACGTGGAGGCAGATTGTAGCTCGCTGTGTGATGAGCGTGAAGAGGAAAATCCTATGGGCAGCGAGCAG AACTGCCAAAAAAATGATACAATAGAAACTATTGATAAGAAGTTAACTACAAGACTTGGTGGTCTGACCTGGGACGAGCTTCACGGCCAGTTGGATGAGCTCGAGGGGAAACTCGAGGCAGTAGTAGACATGGAGGACTTTGACGAGGCTGACCGCATTCAACAAGAAATAGATCGCCTTAATGAACTGATAAAAACTATAGAGAGTACGTGA
- the LOC5515789 gene encoding transcription factor E2F3 yields MMNVLHNFQHPFLKTGNISLVDITRSLVRELKGAPAQTVDLNELAVRFAVDKRRLYDVVNILEGISLIKRRAAQRVSWNSDTGRGNHAHALKSDLHWLDDKERELDRLIHMAKSDMQAITYSSEADRYAYVTEKDIKGIERLLSDTVLVIKAPPRTTLEIPTPNNVSNVLNSRHSKLRNYSQP; encoded by the exons ATGATGAATGTTCTCCACAATTTCCAACATCCGTTCTTGAAGACGGGTAACATTTCTCTAGTGGATATCACGCGTAGCTTGGTGAGGGAGCTGAAAGGAGCTCCTGCCCAGACGGTCGACTTGAATGAGCTAGCGGTGCGCTTCGCCGTGGACAAAAGACGGCTGTACGATGTTGTAAATATCCTAGAAGGGATCTCCCTCATCAAGCGTCGTGCTGCTCAAAGAGTTAGTTGGAACAG CGACACCGGGAGAGGGAATCATGCGCATGCATTGAAAAGCGACCTCCATTGGCTTGACGACAAAGAGCGGGAGCTAGATCGACTCATTCACATGGCGAAGTCAGATATGCAAGCGATAACCTATAGTTCGGAAGCCGATAG GTATGCATACGTCACCGAGAAAGATATCAAGGGGATAGAGCGTCTTCTAAGCGACACAGTGCTGGTTATCAAAGCTCCTCCGAGGACAACTCTTGAAATCCCGACACCGAATAATGTGAGTAACGTGCTCAATTCTAGGCATTCAAAGCTTAGAAATTACTCACAACCATGA